The following are from one region of the Juglans regia cultivar Chandler chromosome 10, Walnut 2.0, whole genome shotgun sequence genome:
- the LOC118349639 gene encoding STOREKEEPER protein-like has translation MASKRLKEDPPPAYTSGEDEESDEDAVSDEEVEEKNEKSEDEQGEEDDDDGEDEEEEEEKSPARKPSVNSSSSSKVVSKPQTSSGSETESGSASESEKSPATPSVSGFTIKPITSKPMGELPKPKKPNNNSNNQSTPIAVSGSLSKRAAETDPSNTKNPKKRKVSSSSATNGDDEDSKKPPGTLQRLWSEEDELAVLKGMIEYESKKGSNSYADMGALHEFMKRKLHVEVSKAQLMEKIRRMKKKYRTNFEKGGEDMVFSKPHEHKAFELSKKIWGNVANNKNEPSSNQKGKANNGTSVALALPKQEVAIGGKEELGNGETKGDEKTENFGMSYPCLNAALETMAGTGCLGFGKSYTRDFMVDIGNAKAMELENKGRKVREAELEAYVKKTEFLHELSKLKLEIMKKRA, from the coding sequence ATGGCTTCTAAGCGGCTTAAAGAAGACCCACCACCCGCCTATACTtctggagaagacgaagagtcTGATGAAGATGCCGTTTCAGatgaagaagtagaagaaaagaatgaaaagtcTGAAGATGAACAAGGTGAAGAAGACGATGATGAtggggaagatgaagaagaagaggaagaaaaatccCCTGCAAGGAAACCCTCTGTAaactcatcatcttcttctaagGTCGTCTCCAAACCCCAGACCTCATCCGGATCCGAAACTGAATCCGGGTCCGCCTCTGAGTCCGAAAAGTCCCCTGCTACCCCGTCCGTCTCCGGTTTCACCATTAAGCCGATCACTTCCAAGCCAATGGGAGAGCTGCCCAAGCCCAAGAAGCCCAACAATAACAGCAACAACCAATCCACTCCGATCGCTGTTTCTGGGTCTTTGTCGAAGCGTGCAGCAGAGACCGACCCCAGCAACACAAAGAACCCAAAGAAGAGGAAGGTATCGTCATCGTCGGCCACCAACGGCGACGATGAGGATTCGAAGAAGCCACCCGGAACCTTACAACGGCTGTGGAGCGAGGAGGACGAGCTCGCCGTTCTCAAGGGCATGATCGAGTACGAGTCCAAGAAAGGGTCGAATTCGTACGCAGACATGGGTGCGCTCCACGAGTTCATGAAGAGAAAACTCCACGTGGAGGTCTCCAAGGCCCAGTTGATGGAAAAGATTcggaggatgaagaagaaataCCGGACCAACTTCGAGAAAGGTGGCGAGGACATGGTTTTCTCTAAGCCCCACGAGCACAAGGCCTTCGAGCTTTCCAAGAAGATTTGGGGCAATGTGGCTAACAACAAAAATGAGCCATCTAGCAATCAAAAAGGCAAAGCTAATAACGGCACTTCAGTGGCATTGGCATTACCAAAGCAAGAAGTGGCTATTGGGGGAAAGGAGGAATTGGGTAATGGGGAGACGAAGGGTGATGAAAAAACGGAAAACTTTGGGATGAGTTATCCATGTTTGAATGCTGCATTGGAGACGATGGCAGGTACGGGTTGTTTGGGGTTTGGGAAGAGTTATACGAGGGATTTCATGGTGGACATTGGAAACGCCAAAGCGatggagttggagaacaaggGCAGGAAGGTGAGGGAGGCTGAGTTGGAGGCGTATGTGAAGAAAACGGAGTTTCTTCACGAGCTAAGTAAGCTTAAGTTAGAGATAATGAAAAAGAGGGCTTAA